A section of the Clostridium felsineum DSM 794 genome encodes:
- a CDS encoding AI-2E family transporter has translation MSYIIELFHKESFKRGAFLVLLAAFFYFCRSIMNFILLTFLITYLISSLHGFIVSKLSKFVKVKEGLVAVILYIIIIAVIVLVFYNYVPIIIRETTNIVNQATDVYNTVNDSDFGALGKYIQPMLDKFDIGSYTKQGLSYVIEFAKSFGKVSLNLFLAFVLSLFFVLEKKTIKKFGKKFEKSKLATMYGYFVYYGNNFLNSFGKVIKAQILIAMVNAILSSIALAIMGFPNLMTLGVMIFVLSLIPVAGVIISLVPLSLIAFNINGFTEVIYVILMVIVIHCIESYFLNPKLMSSKTKIPIFFTFIILIVSGDFMGTWGLLLGIPLFMFVLDVFEVKVS, from the coding sequence TTGAGTTATATTATAGAGCTTTTTCATAAAGAATCCTTTAAAAGGGGAGCTTTTTTAGTATTGTTAGCTGCATTCTTTTATTTTTGTAGGTCAATAATGAATTTTATTTTATTGACATTTTTAATTACATATTTGATAAGCAGCCTCCACGGATTTATTGTATCAAAACTCAGTAAGTTTGTAAAAGTAAAAGAAGGATTAGTTGCTGTGATTTTATATATAATTATAATAGCAGTAATAGTTTTAGTATTCTATAATTATGTTCCTATAATAATTAGAGAAACTACTAATATTGTAAATCAAGCAACTGATGTATATAATACTGTAAATGATAGTGATTTTGGTGCACTAGGTAAATACATACAACCAATGCTTGATAAGTTTGATATAGGGTCTTACACTAAGCAGGGGTTAAGTTATGTAATAGAGTTTGCTAAGAGTTTTGGAAAGGTAAGTTTAAATTTATTTTTAGCATTTGTATTGAGTTTATTTTTCGTACTTGAGAAAAAAACAATAAAAAAATTCGGAAAAAAATTTGAGAAGAGTAAACTAGCTACTATGTACGGATATTTCGTTTATTACGGAAATAATTTTTTGAATTCCTTTGGTAAAGTTATAAAAGCTCAAATACTTATAGCTATGGTTAATGCGATATTATCATCCATCGCGCTTGCAATTATGGGTTTCCCTAATTTAATGACTTTAGGTGTTATGATATTTGTGTTGAGTCTTATACCAGTAGCAGGTGTAATAATTTCACTTGTACCGTTGTCACTTATTGCATTTAATATTAATGGATTTACAGAGGTAATATATGTAATACTTATGGTCATAGTTATACATTGTATAGAGAGTTATTTCTTAAACCCTAAATTAATGTCATCCAAAACCAAAATACCAATATTTTTTACTTTTATAATACTCATTGTTTCAGGTGATTTTATGGGAACTTGGGGATTATTACTAGGTATACCGCTATTTATGTTTGTACTTGATGTTTTTGAAGTAAAGGTTTCATGA
- a CDS encoding S1C family serine protease encodes MDNLNGSSNNINENDNTIEMDNNDTNLNTNVPVQYNPENNNKTKKPFNKKIASYIAVGLTCAILGGGISTGSALYLLPKSNFFKKTPLYKTLANSGTSSLGYINASATSAKTSTSNGSGLTVSQIVKKVSPAVVGVSTKTTVTQNDYNSFFGSGNGGNSTQEGMGSGIIFNNDGYILTNYHVIKGADKISVILSNKKEVSAKVVNYDEANDIAVIKMTGSFTVPGVAELGSSSSLNVGDSVVAIGNPLGKEFLGTVTTGVVSAVNREVSVSEGQKQTYIQTDAAINPGNSGGPLVNSFGQVVGINSAKISESGVEGIGFSIPIDSVKSKIQNLSKPILMLGISGEAVDKNTAQDHDIPQGVYIEQVQDFSSAQKAGLQVGDVITKFDGKKVASTNDIDSIKSKHNAGDTVDVEVYRDDAYKTLSLKLSDK; translated from the coding sequence ATGGACAATTTAAATGGTTCTTCAAATAATATAAACGAAAATGATAATACAATTGAAATGGATAATAATGATACTAATTTAAATACAAATGTACCTGTTCAATATAACCCAGAAAATAATAACAAAACAAAAAAACCCTTCAATAAAAAAATTGCATCTTACATAGCAGTAGGTTTAACCTGTGCTATACTCGGAGGTGGTATATCAACTGGTTCAGCTCTATACCTTCTCCCTAAATCAAACTTCTTCAAGAAAACACCGTTATATAAAACACTTGCTAACAGCGGAACTTCTTCCTTAGGCTACATTAATGCTTCAGCTACTTCGGCAAAAACCTCTACTTCAAATGGAAGCGGATTAACAGTATCTCAGATTGTAAAAAAAGTTAGTCCAGCAGTAGTTGGTGTGTCTACAAAAACAACTGTAACTCAAAATGATTATAATTCCTTCTTTGGCTCAGGTAACGGTGGTAATTCTACTCAAGAAGGAATGGGATCAGGAATAATATTCAATAACGATGGCTACATTTTAACAAATTATCACGTTATAAAAGGTGCTGATAAAATATCTGTCATCTTAAGTAATAAAAAAGAAGTCTCTGCTAAAGTAGTAAACTACGATGAAGCTAATGATATAGCTGTAATAAAAATGACTGGAAGCTTTACAGTTCCTGGTGTTGCAGAACTTGGAAGTTCAAGTTCCTTAAATGTTGGTGATTCAGTAGTTGCTATAGGAAATCCTTTAGGAAAAGAATTTTTAGGAACAGTTACTACTGGTGTTGTAAGTGCTGTTAATCGTGAAGTAAGCGTAAGTGAAGGTCAAAAGCAAACATATATCCAGACAGATGCAGCTATAAATCCTGGAAACAGTGGTGGTCCTTTAGTAAATTCATTTGGTCAAGTAGTTGGTATAAATTCTGCAAAAATAAGTGAGAGTGGTGTAGAGGGTATCGGGTTCTCTATTCCAATAGATAGTGTAAAGAGTAAAATTCAAAATCTTTCTAAGCCAATATTAATGCTTGGTATAAGTGGTGAAGCTGTAGACAAAAATACTGCACAAGACCACGATATACCTCAAGGTGTATATATTGAACAAGTACAAGACTTTAGTTCTGCCCAAAAAGCAGGTCTTCAGGTTGGAGACGTAATAACAAAATTTGATGGCAAAAAAGTAGCTTCTACAAACGATATCGATTCAATAAAATCAAAGCATAATGCAGGTGATACCGTTGATGTAGAAGTTTATAGAGATGATGCTTATAAGACTCTTTCATTAAAATTATCTGATAAATAA
- a CDS encoding HAMP domain-containing sensor histidine kinase, with amino-acid sequence MKIKNSITTKLFVITLTFYVFFILAILIFQSALFGKFYQNKKMQSLESSTSELKKQYNANNSNEYDDMSSIIKEFEQKNNCKVAILNSYGNLKYFENSNGDNSSEINIIKDIMHTWVSNPADFLSMRRTGKSETYVFQSKTYNVKNIVCVVPGANNDIIFAISSFQSITEASSVMREFFSYIFFSAVVVVIILAFIYSKMITNPLKRINKTASKMAELDFSEKCSVTSEDEIGYLGKSLNFLAENLNKSMNSLKEANRQLKKDIEKEKELEKMRKEFVAGVSHELKTPIGIIEGYAEGLKDNVVGTQEEKDYYIDVIIDEAARMGNLVSDMLDLSQLESGNFKLTIGEFDIGEMVFKCCKKYYAILDEKKIEININIVNGVVSGDQYRLEQVFTNLLNNALKYAKAKIYVNIVKDKSKITVEVINDGEYIEDSEIDKIWDKFYKTDKSRNRKVGGTGLGLSIVKNIIELHNGSYGVLNIKDGVKFYFTLNLC; translated from the coding sequence ATGAAAATAAAGAACAGTATAACAACTAAATTGTTTGTTATAACCTTGACTTTTTATGTTTTTTTTATATTGGCAATACTTATTTTTCAAAGCGCACTTTTTGGCAAGTTCTATCAAAATAAAAAAATGCAAAGTCTTGAGTCTTCAACTAGCGAACTAAAAAAACAATACAACGCTAATAATAGTAATGAATATGATGATATGAGCAGTATAATAAAGGAGTTTGAACAAAAAAATAATTGTAAGGTAGCAATACTTAATAGCTATGGAAATTTAAAGTATTTTGAAAATAGTAATGGAGATAATTCTTCTGAGATAAATATAATTAAAGACATAATGCATACTTGGGTTTCTAATCCAGCAGATTTTTTAAGCATGAGAAGAACAGGAAAAAGTGAGACGTATGTTTTTCAAAGTAAGACATATAATGTGAAAAACATAGTTTGTGTAGTCCCAGGGGCAAACAATGATATTATTTTCGCAATATCTTCGTTTCAATCAATTACAGAGGCATCTTCAGTAATGAGAGAATTTTTTAGTTATATATTCTTTAGTGCTGTAGTGGTTGTAATTATTTTAGCTTTTATATATTCCAAAATGATTACTAATCCTTTAAAAAGAATAAATAAAACAGCTTCTAAGATGGCAGAATTAGATTTTAGTGAAAAGTGCAGTGTTACATCTGAAGACGAAATTGGATATCTGGGAAAAAGCTTGAATTTCTTAGCCGAGAATTTGAATAAGTCAATGAACTCATTAAAAGAAGCAAATAGACAGCTTAAAAAGGATATAGAAAAGGAAAAAGAACTTGAAAAAATGAGAAAAGAATTTGTAGCAGGTGTCTCTCATGAACTAAAAACTCCGATAGGAATAATAGAAGGATATGCAGAGGGACTTAAGGATAATGTAGTTGGAACACAAGAAGAAAAAGATTATTATATAGATGTAATTATAGATGAAGCTGCTAGAATGGGAAATCTTGTGTCAGACATGCTTGATTTATCACAATTAGAAAGTGGGAATTTTAAGCTTACAATTGGAGAATTTGATATAGGAGAGATGGTGTTTAAGTGTTGTAAAAAATACTATGCTATATTAGATGAAAAGAAAATAGAGATTAATATAAATATAGTGAATGGAGTAGTAAGTGGGGATCAATATAGATTAGAACAGGTTTTTACAAATTTACTTAATAATGCATTGAAATATGCAAAGGCTAAAATATATGTAAATATAGTTAAGGATAAGAGTAAAATTACAGTAGAAGTTATAAATGATGGAGAATACATAGAAGATAGTGAAATAGATAAAATATGGGATAAGTTTTATAAAACAGATAAATCTAGGAATAGAAAAGTTGGAGGTACTGGCTTAGGTCTTTCAATAGTTAAAAACATAATAGAACTCCACAATGGAAGCTATGGAGTTCTAAATATTAAAGATGGAGTTAAATTTTATTTTACATTAAATTTATGTTGA
- a CDS encoding response regulator, whose product MSESILIVEDEDRMRELIKAYLVRENYNVLEAADGRMALDIFNKNAVSLVILDIMLPLLDGWSVCTHIREKSEVPIIMLTAKSEEDDKLLGYELGADDYITKPFSPKILTAKVKVLLKRIQANEKPKVQDFDGLKIDTLSHEVTIEGKEIYLSPKEYDLLIYFSRNKGITLTRDKILDNVWGDDYYGDLRTVDTHVKRLREKLQDKAYLIATVRGCGYKFEVKK is encoded by the coding sequence ATGTCTGAGAGTATTCTTATAGTAGAAGATGAAGATAGAATGAGAGAGCTTATAAAGGCTTATTTAGTAAGAGAAAATTATAATGTGCTTGAAGCAGCTGATGGTAGAATGGCTTTAGATATATTTAATAAAAACGCTGTTTCACTGGTTATTTTAGATATAATGCTTCCGCTTTTGGATGGATGGAGTGTATGTACACATATAAGGGAAAAATCAGAGGTCCCAATAATAATGTTAACAGCAAAAAGTGAAGAGGATGATAAACTCTTGGGGTATGAACTAGGGGCAGATGATTATATTACCAAACCATTTAGCCCTAAGATACTTACTGCTAAGGTGAAGGTTCTCTTAAAAAGAATACAAGCAAACGAAAAACCAAAGGTTCAGGACTTTGATGGACTTAAAATTGATACTCTTTCTCATGAAGTTACTATTGAAGGTAAGGAGATTTATCTTTCGCCAAAGGAATATGATCTTCTTATATATTTTTCTAGAAACAAAGGTATAACTCTTACACGAGATAAAATTCTAGATAATGTATGGGGAGATGATTATTATGGTGATCTTAGAACGGTAGATACGCATGTAAAAAGACTCAGAGAAAAACTTCAAGATAAGGCATATCTTATAGCTACAGTTAGAGGATGTGGATATAAATTTGAGGTGAAAAAATGA
- a CDS encoding YibE/F family protein, with amino-acid sequence MTKKKIIIWSVAIAIFIALISIWHFCLSDNNKSDTVIHGRVIQELAANSKKNTTKKNVINVPENKKSKKNKNSLNRSYVLVKILNGDYKGKIIRLENLVNEKTAHETLTKKGDEVLINIDEDSKGNISSAYIYDVVRYKFVYGLMIAFVILLCVVGGKKGIKSVIALAITAFAVLKVMIPLIIAGFNPTVVSIVICIIVSTINLIIISGKNKKTLAAIIGTSGGLILSALIATFSILTLRLSGLTDEEEQMIIYISQNTSFNFSGLLFAGILMGALGAVMDIGMSIASSINELHETHKEATVIELIKSGMNVGRDMMGTMANTLILAYAGGAMYVMIWISSYDLPIYRIINQDVIASELVKTLAGSIGLIFTIPLTAVCSAMILKKEKIKIKSEDNSTIEEK; translated from the coding sequence ATGACCAAGAAAAAAATAATAATATGGTCAGTAGCTATAGCTATATTTATTGCACTTATTTCAATATGGCATTTTTGCCTTAGTGATAACAATAAATCAGATACAGTTATACACGGTAGAGTAATACAGGAATTAGCTGCAAATAGTAAAAAGAATACAACTAAAAAGAATGTAATAAATGTACCAGAGAACAAAAAATCAAAGAAGAATAAAAATTCTTTAAATAGATCCTATGTTTTGGTTAAAATATTAAATGGAGATTATAAAGGTAAGATAATAAGGCTTGAAAATTTAGTTAATGAAAAAACCGCTCATGAAACTCTTACGAAAAAGGGTGATGAGGTATTAATTAACATAGATGAGGATAGCAAAGGAAATATAAGTAGTGCATACATATATGATGTAGTAAGATATAAATTTGTTTATGGACTTATGATTGCATTTGTAATATTACTCTGTGTAGTTGGAGGAAAAAAAGGAATTAAATCAGTTATTGCACTTGCTATAACAGCATTTGCAGTATTGAAAGTGATGATTCCTCTTATAATTGCCGGCTTTAATCCTACCGTAGTATCAATTGTAATTTGTATAATTGTAAGTACTATAAATCTTATAATAATAAGTGGAAAAAATAAAAAAACACTTGCGGCTATAATAGGTACCAGTGGAGGTCTTATATTATCAGCATTGATTGCTACCTTCAGTATACTTACACTTAGGCTATCTGGATTAACAGATGAAGAAGAACAGATGATAATTTATATTTCTCAAAATACAAGTTTTAACTTTAGCGGCTTATTGTTTGCAGGAATACTAATGGGTGCGCTTGGTGCTGTAATGGATATAGGTATGTCTATAGCATCATCAATTAATGAACTTCATGAAACACATAAAGAGGCTACAGTTATAGAACTTATAAAATCAGGAATGAATGTAGGAAGAGACATGATGGGAACTATGGCAAATACACTTATTTTAGCTTATGCAGGCGGAGCTATGTATGTTATGATATGGATTTCTTCTTATGATCTTCCAATATACAGAATTATAAATCAAGATGTAATAGCCTCTGAACTTGTAAAAACCTTAGCTGGTAGTATTGGACTTATATTTACAATACCACTTACAGCTGTTTGTTCTGCAATGATACTAAAAAAAGAAAAGATAAAAATTAAAAGTGAAGATAATAGTACTATAGAAGAAAAATAG
- a CDS encoding flavin reductase family protein produces MSKLNFKGSVMLNPTPVVLVTSKNTAGKLNIFTVGWVSTVCTKDPIIAMGIRPERLSYEYIKESSECVINLPTTSMVKIVDYCGVVSGKKENKIEHFNLPLSEGAAISTPSLENCPVALECKVKSITPLGTHDLFLLQVLNVKIDEALLDENNKICFNKANLICYNHGEYYGLTEKALGSFGFSVRKKKKMKKAHKKKKD; encoded by the coding sequence ATGAGCAAATTAAATTTTAAAGGCAGTGTTATGCTGAACCCAACTCCTGTAGTATTAGTCACTTCAAAAAATACAGCAGGAAAACTCAATATTTTTACTGTTGGCTGGGTTAGCACTGTATGTACTAAGGATCCTATAATTGCTATGGGAATAAGACCCGAAAGACTCTCATATGAGTATATTAAAGAAAGTAGTGAATGTGTTATAAATTTACCAACTACAAGCATGGTTAAAATTGTTGATTACTGCGGTGTTGTCTCTGGAAAAAAAGAAAATAAAATAGAGCATTTTAATTTACCTTTAAGTGAAGGCGCAGCTATATCAACTCCATCTTTAGAAAATTGTCCTGTTGCCTTGGAATGTAAAGTCAAATCAATTACACCTCTCGGCACACATGACTTATTTTTACTTCAAGTATTAAACGTAAAAATAGATGAAGCCTTATTAGATGAAAACAACAAAATATGCTTCAATAAAGCAAACCTCATTTGTTATAACCATGGAGAGTATTATGGTCTAACAGAAAAAGCCTTAGGTTCTTTTGGATTCTCAGTTAGAAAGAAAAAGAAAATGAAAAAAGCACACAAGAAGAAAAAGGACTAG
- a CDS encoding RNA 2'-phosphotransferase, with the protein MDYKELSKEVAYALRHNPFKYGLELDDSGFVKKLDLLEALKKHSKWKKVKENDLKEMIKSSEKKRYEIIGDKIRALYGHSVSKKIKKEEKEPPRLLYHGTARRFVNSIKKEGLLPKERQYVHLSLDFETAMEVGKRHDDVPVILKIDSYCAWKAGVKFYTGNDNIWLADSIPSEYIEEMD; encoded by the coding sequence ATGGACTATAAAGAGTTAAGTAAAGAAGTTGCATATGCATTAAGACATAATCCATTTAAATATGGTTTAGAACTTGATGATAGTGGATTTGTAAAAAAATTAGATCTTTTAGAAGCTTTAAAAAAACATAGCAAGTGGAAAAAAGTTAAGGAAAATGATTTAAAAGAAATGATTAAGAGTTCAGAGAAAAAAAGATATGAAATAATAGGTGACAAGATAAGAGCTCTATATGGACATTCTGTGTCAAAAAAAATAAAAAAAGAAGAAAAAGAGCCGCCAAGATTATTATATCATGGAACAGCAAGACGATTCGTAAATTCAATAAAAAAAGAGGGACTACTTCCTAAGGAAAGACAGTATGTACATCTTTCATTAGATTTTGAAACTGCCATGGAGGTAGGAAAACGACATGATGATGTGCCAGTTATCCTTAAAATAGACTCATACTGTGCATGGAAGGCTGGAGTGAAATTTTATACAGGAAATGATAATATTTGGCTTGCGGATAGTATTCCAAGTGAGTATATAGAAGAAATGGATTAA
- a CDS encoding phosphatase PAP2 family protein, translating to MFLFIRKLDNFIISRLTFRSNRRFLDKIMIFSSYLGNGGAVWLLISAFLIAYEPYRIAGISVLLSLIVSSIVGEGIIKHYVKRIRPFKANSSINILITKPLSYSFPSGHTFSSFAAANMLHFYFNNLGIIFFILATMIAISRVYLCVHYTTDIIAGFILGITLSQILFTLINYIFIYCT from the coding sequence ATGTTCTTATTCATAAGAAAATTAGATAATTTCATAATTTCTCGCTTAACCTTTAGATCCAATAGACGTTTTCTAGATAAAATTATGATCTTTTCCTCATATTTGGGTAACGGAGGAGCAGTATGGCTACTTATATCAGCTTTTCTTATTGCATATGAACCCTATAGAATTGCAGGCATAAGTGTTTTATTATCATTGATAGTTAGTTCAATTGTAGGTGAAGGCATAATCAAACATTATGTGAAAAGGATTCGTCCTTTTAAGGCTAATTCCAGCATAAATATTTTAATTACAAAACCTTTATCTTACTCTTTTCCATCAGGTCATACTTTTTCATCCTTCGCTGCTGCAAATATGCTTCACTTTTATTTTAATAATTTAGGAATTATTTTTTTTATATTAGCAACTATGATTGCAATTTCAAGGGTATACCTTTGCGTACACTATACAACGGATATAATTGCTGGTTTCATCCTTGGAATTACCTTATCACAGATTCTTTTTACTTTAATAAATTATATTTTTATATACTGTACTTAA
- a CDS encoding VOC family protein — protein sequence MRIEHVAIWTRDIEKLKEFYIKYFNGTTGEKYINEKKHFESYFIKFDETARLEIMSMASIPDNLNNTVEQYIGLTHIAISVGSKEKVNEITEKLRQDDYKILGEPRMTGDGYYESIVLDVDNNRVEITE from the coding sequence ATGAGAATTGAACATGTAGCAATTTGGACTAGAGATATAGAAAAATTAAAAGAGTTTTATATTAAGTATTTTAATGGAACTACAGGAGAGAAGTATATAAATGAGAAAAAACATTTTGAATCCTATTTTATTAAATTTGATGAGACTGCAAGACTTGAAATAATGAGTATGGCATCAATACCAGATAATTTAAACAATACTGTAGAGCAATATATTGGTTTAACACATATAGCTATTTCAGTAGGAAGCAAAGAGAAGGTAAATGAAATTACTGAAAAGCTTAGACAGGATGATTATAAAATACTAGGAGAACCTCGAATGACAGGTGATGGATATTATGAAAGTATAGTTTTAGATGTTGATAATAATAGAGTAGAGATAACCGAATAG
- a CDS encoding ABC transporter substrate-binding protein: MYKKRNTLISTLLLIMMLILASCSNAQNENNSSANNSNVNKTNIALINYNGKTYISLKDAFKTTGGNVSIKGNNVTATKDTDVIKLSTNNTTAYLNSSKISMSDLPKVKNKDVYVSMDFLTDILDAKITYSDGKVSLLEEVPLKYTKAFKIQYLKGGFKKITDGNNKVIILAPKGKAVPNIYKNNTIINYPTSNILVSSSTEAALLRPLDEIKSIKAVNLKEAEWEINDIKSALKDNKITYVGDTTSPDYEKISSLKPDLAILYGGNYGLNNMMKKFDELKIPYAADNEYLEEDPLGRLEWIKFLAAFYDKEDIAEKYFNSEVSKVKAIENKISSQKKTKVAFGMVDNGKVYVPAKDSYAAKMIALAGGDYVFKDLNTKSGYITLENFYAKAKDADVLIYSSSKEYTPSIKSVLNEAPVLKDTKPVKDKKVWCLGRDYYQATDKTSELIEDLSSIFHPESFKGYKQKHYSHY; this comes from the coding sequence ATGTATAAAAAAAGAAATACTTTAATTTCAACGTTACTTCTTATAATGATGCTTATACTAGCCTCATGTTCTAATGCTCAAAACGAAAATAATTCCTCAGCTAATAATTCCAATGTAAACAAAACCAATATAGCTTTAATAAACTACAATGGAAAGACCTATATTTCCTTAAAAGATGCTTTCAAAACCACTGGTGGAAATGTATCAATAAAAGGAAATAACGTTACCGCCACTAAAGACACGGATGTTATAAAATTATCTACAAATAATACTACAGCATATTTAAATTCTTCAAAAATATCAATGAGTGATTTACCCAAGGTAAAAAATAAAGATGTATATGTTTCAATGGACTTTTTAACAGATATACTTGATGCAAAAATAACCTATTCTGACGGTAAAGTAAGCCTCTTAGAAGAAGTACCTTTAAAATATACAAAAGCCTTTAAAATACAATACCTAAAAGGTGGATTTAAAAAAATTACTGACGGCAACAATAAAGTTATAATACTCGCACCAAAAGGAAAAGCTGTTCCTAATATATACAAAAATAATACAATAATAAACTATCCTACTTCTAATATACTTGTATCTTCTTCTACTGAAGCCGCATTACTTCGTCCACTTGATGAAATAAAAAGTATAAAAGCTGTGAATTTAAAAGAAGCTGAATGGGAAATAAATGATATAAAATCAGCACTTAAGGATAATAAAATAACCTATGTTGGAGATACCACTTCTCCTGATTACGAAAAAATTTCTTCTTTAAAACCAGATTTAGCTATTCTTTATGGTGGAAACTACGGTCTTAATAATATGATGAAAAAATTTGATGAACTTAAAATACCTTATGCCGCTGATAATGAATACTTAGAAGAAGATCCTCTTGGAAGATTAGAATGGATTAAATTTTTAGCTGCCTTTTATGATAAAGAAGATATAGCTGAAAAGTATTTTAATTCTGAAGTATCAAAGGTTAAGGCTATTGAAAATAAAATATCCTCACAAAAAAAGACGAAAGTTGCTTTTGGAATGGTTGATAACGGTAAAGTTTATGTTCCCGCTAAAGATTCATATGCTGCTAAAATGATTGCTTTAGCTGGTGGAGATTATGTTTTTAAGGATTTAAATACAAAAAGTGGGTACATAACTCTTGAAAATTTCTACGCAAAAGCAAAGGATGCTGATGTACTTATTTATTCCTCTTCAAAAGAATACACTCCATCCATTAAATCTGTATTAAATGAAGCTCCAGTACTAAAAGACACAAAACCTGTTAAGGATAAAAAGGTATGGTGCCTTGGACGGGATTATTATCAGGCTACAGACAAAACCTCTGAACTCATAGAAGACTTGTCATCAATATTTCATCCCGAAAGCTTTAAGGGTTACAAACAAAAACACTATTCACACTATTAA
- a CDS encoding FecCD family ABC transporter permease → MDLKPKRNTKNLVILLLLFIIFFLTFIFSISMGSLKISFNEVIKILFRTSSFKSGNYQIVWNIRFPRAVGALIGGSALSVSGLLLQVLFKNPIVEPYVLGISSGATLFVALVMLSGISFGFNAASPFLVFSAALIGSILIMLIVILFANKVKNVVTLLVIGIMVGYICSAVTNVLSAFADKQQLQFFTMWTLGSFSGFTLKNIYLLFFIGVPTLLASFLIIKPLNAFLLGEAYAKSLGIKIQSFRTIVIIISSILSAIVTAFAGPIAFIGLAVPHITRLIFKSSNNMFLIPGTILMGGIITSLCDVISRTVLAPTELPISAVTSFIGAPIVIFLILRRRTLS, encoded by the coding sequence ATGGATCTTAAGCCTAAAAGAAATACAAAAAATTTAGTTATTTTACTTCTATTATTTATAATTTTCTTTTTAACTTTTATATTTTCTATCAGCATGGGTTCACTTAAAATATCCTTTAATGAGGTTATTAAAATTCTCTTTAGAACTAGCTCTTTTAAAAGTGGCAACTATCAAATCGTATGGAATATCCGCTTTCCAAGAGCTGTTGGAGCACTTATAGGCGGTTCTGCCCTCTCCGTATCTGGACTATTACTTCAGGTATTATTTAAAAATCCAATAGTAGAACCCTATGTACTTGGAATTTCCTCTGGTGCAACCTTATTCGTAGCCTTAGTAATGCTTTCTGGTATAAGCTTTGGTTTTAATGCTGCTTCACCTTTTTTAGTATTTAGCGCTGCTCTAATTGGTTCAATTTTAATAATGCTTATAGTAATTTTGTTTGCAAATAAGGTTAAAAATGTAGTAACCTTACTTGTTATAGGTATTATGGTTGGTTACATATGTAGTGCTGTAACAAATGTACTATCAGCTTTTGCAGATAAACAGCAGCTTCAATTTTTTACAATGTGGACACTAGGCAGTTTTTCTGGTTTTACTCTAAAAAACATATACCTACTATTTTTTATTGGAGTACCAACACTTTTAGCTTCTTTTCTTATTATAAAGCCTTTAAACGCTTTTCTTTTAGGTGAGGCGTATGCTAAAAGTTTAGGAATAAAAATACAGTCATTTAGAACCATTGTCATTATTATTTCAAGTATTCTTTCAGCTATAGTAACAGCTTTTGCAGGACCTATTGCTTTTATAGGTCTTGCTGTGCCACATATAACCAGACTTATTTTCAAAAGCTCAAATAATATGTTTTTAATTCCTGGAACAATTCTTATGGGAGGAATAATAACCTCCTTATGTGATGTTATATCGCGAACGGTGCTTGCACCAACAGAACTCCCAATTAGTGCTGTAACTTCTTTTATAGGTGCTCCTATTGTAATATTTTTAATACTAAGGAGGAGAACCCTATCATGA